A genomic segment from Equus przewalskii isolate Varuska chromosome X, EquPr2, whole genome shotgun sequence encodes:
- the LOC103544369 gene encoding putative G antigen family E member 3: protein MSGHVKTRSKSAGRRDDRESSQAVGPVVAQQPSDEQPQLEEPPTEGQDIIPAQDIDDEGAPTVQGPDVEAAQQELTLLKTVDEPGDGPDVAEEILPSLEPLKMPEAGEGQPQI, encoded by the exons ATGAGTGGGCATGTAAAGACAAGATCTAAATCTGCAGGAAGAAGAGATGATCGAGAGTCTTCCCAGGCAGTTGGACCTGTGGTT GCTCAGCAGCCCAGTGATGAACAACCTCAACTAGAGGAACCACCAACTGAGGGTCAGGATATTATACCTGCTCAGGACATTGATGATGAAGGAGCACCTACAGTTCaag GGCCTGATGTGGAAGCTGCTCAACAGGAACTGACTCTGCTGAAGACTGTGGATGAGCCTGGAGATGGTCCTGATGTCGCGGAAGAGATTCTACCAAGTCTAGAGCCCCTTAAAATGCCAGAAGCAG GTGAAGGACAACcacaaatttaa